In the Brucella anthropi ATCC 49188 genome, one interval contains:
- a CDS encoding universal stress protein — protein MSYKTVVAYSRSESELKRVVSAVGLLKQKVPDIHVIGLYSIPSPIVYADPNGFIDPGMFELHDKQHKELSERLKHLFEEEMRRQGTNYEYRITRSETGTAADGVLTACLGAELLVAGQPDPDDPATNDETADTIVFNSSCPVLLVPYAPVLQMVSLDRIVVAFNGKREAARAAFDALPLMKHADRTEIVWVDPPEIEGEDQALASHDIAESLSRHGIDVTTTALASNGRYAQDALREHIIAERADLFVMGAYSHSRLRELVFGGVTRSMLNELPILTLFSR, from the coding sequence ATGTCCTACAAGACGGTGGTTGCCTATTCTCGCAGTGAATCCGAGTTGAAGCGGGTTGTGTCCGCCGTTGGACTTCTAAAGCAGAAGGTGCCCGATATTCACGTCATCGGGCTTTATTCAATCCCTTCGCCCATCGTCTATGCCGACCCGAACGGCTTCATCGATCCGGGAATGTTCGAACTGCATGACAAGCAGCACAAGGAACTTTCCGAAAGACTGAAACATCTCTTCGAGGAAGAGATGCGCCGTCAGGGCACCAACTATGAATATCGCATCACGCGATCCGAAACCGGCACCGCTGCTGATGGCGTGCTGACTGCTTGTCTTGGAGCCGAATTGCTGGTCGCCGGGCAACCCGACCCCGACGATCCGGCCACCAACGACGAAACCGCCGATACGATTGTTTTCAATTCCAGCTGCCCTGTTCTGCTGGTTCCCTATGCACCGGTGCTGCAGATGGTTTCGCTCGACCGGATCGTCGTCGCCTTTAACGGCAAGCGGGAAGCAGCCCGGGCCGCTTTCGACGCCCTGCCCTTGATGAAACATGCCGACAGAACGGAAATCGTTTGGGTCGATCCACCGGAAATTGAAGGCGAGGATCAGGCTTTGGCGAGCCACGATATTGCGGAATCACTGTCCCGGCATGGGATTGATGTCACGACCACAGCACTGGCATCCAACGGACGTTATGCGCAGGATGCGTTGAGGGAACATATCATCGCTGAACGCGCTGATCTTTTCGTGATGGGCGCTTACAGTCATTCCCGGTTGCGTGAACTGGTCTTTGGCGGGGTGACGCGCTCCATGCTGAACGAGCTGCCCATTCTCACGCTTTTCTCGCGTTAG
- a CDS encoding competence/damage-inducible protein A has protein sequence MTNNPQQAVKAAMLAIGDELLSGRTKDKNIGHLADVLTAAGIDLKEVRIVPDEEIAIVAALNALRPHYDYVFTSGGIGPTHDDITADAVSAAFGVPCIYDEKAMKLLGDNYAKRGLEFTDSRKRMARMPQGSEHIANPISAAPGFHIGNVYVMAGVPSVFQAMLDNVLPTLKTGRKLLSRSVLCPFGEGVIGAPLTEIQKENPDTIIGSYPKFENGRFSTELVVRGSDPQKIDTAIDAIEKMISSLETKGAA, from the coding sequence ATGACCAACAATCCGCAGCAAGCCGTCAAGGCAGCCATGCTGGCAATTGGCGACGAGCTTCTCTCAGGCCGCACCAAGGACAAGAATATCGGACATCTCGCCGATGTCCTGACAGCGGCGGGCATTGATCTCAAGGAAGTACGGATTGTTCCGGACGAAGAAATCGCCATCGTCGCCGCTTTGAATGCACTGCGACCGCATTATGACTATGTTTTCACGTCCGGTGGCATTGGCCCTACCCATGACGACATCACCGCCGATGCGGTTTCTGCGGCCTTTGGCGTGCCTTGTATCTATGACGAAAAAGCCATGAAACTGCTTGGCGACAATTATGCAAAGCGCGGGCTGGAATTCACCGACTCGCGCAAGCGCATGGCGCGTATGCCGCAAGGTTCTGAGCATATAGCGAACCCGATCTCCGCCGCACCTGGCTTTCATATCGGCAATGTCTATGTGATGGCAGGCGTGCCTTCCGTGTTTCAGGCAATGCTCGACAATGTACTGCCGACACTGAAGACCGGCCGCAAGCTTCTGTCCAGATCGGTGCTTTGTCCTTTTGGCGAAGGCGTGATTGGCGCGCCCCTGACGGAAATCCAGAAAGAAAACCCCGACACAATCATCGGTTCCTATCCAAAATTCGAGAATGGGCGCTTCAGCACGGAACTTGTCGTCCGCGGGAGCGATCCTCAAAAAATCGATACGGCAATTGATGCAATCGAAAAAATGATCTCGTCGCTCGAAACAAAAGGTGCCGCTTAA
- the wrbA gene encoding NAD(P)H:quinone oxidoreductase type IV: MVKVLVLYYSAYGHMEKMAKAAAEGAREGGAEVTIKRVPELVPPDVAKASHYKIDQDAPIATPAELADYDAIIIGTATRYGMMAAQMKNFLDQTGGLWAKGALINKVGSVMVSTATQHGGAELALISTQWQMQHQGMIIVPLSYAYQGQMGNDVVRGGAPYGMTTTADGDGSRQPSEQELDGARFQGKRVAEITAKLNS, encoded by the coding sequence ATGGTTAAAGTGCTGGTGCTGTATTATTCGGCCTATGGTCACATGGAGAAAATGGCCAAGGCGGCGGCTGAAGGTGCGCGCGAAGGCGGCGCGGAGGTCACGATCAAACGGGTGCCGGAACTGGTTCCGCCGGATGTCGCGAAAGCCTCGCACTATAAGATCGATCAGGATGCGCCGATTGCCACGCCGGCTGAACTCGCGGATTACGACGCCATCATCATCGGCACCGCTACCCGCTATGGCATGATGGCGGCTCAAATGAAGAATTTCCTCGACCAGACCGGCGGTCTCTGGGCAAAGGGTGCCCTCATTAACAAGGTCGGGTCGGTGATGGTTTCCACAGCCACGCAGCATGGTGGCGCGGAACTGGCGTTGATTTCCACACAGTGGCAGATGCAGCATCAGGGCATGATTATCGTCCCGCTTTCCTATGCCTATCAGGGGCAGATGGGAAATGATGTGGTGCGCGGCGGTGCTCCCTATGGGATGACGACAACTGCAGATGGCGACGGTTCGCGCCAGCCTTCGGAACAGGAACTGGACGGGGCGCGGTTTCAGGGCAAGCGTGTTGCGGAAATCACTGCCAAGCTGAACAGTTGA
- a CDS encoding mechanosensitive ion channel family protein: MEEQATQLIANTNAFVLQMYDLLIRYSVSTLGALIILCVGWILAGILQKWTIQSLSKIRGFDQTLVGFFGAVVRYSILVIILVMVLGQFGVQTASILAALGAIGLAIGLALQGTLQNIAAGIMILVLRPFRVGEYISAGTVVGTVQDVGLFATELKTIDGLYVLAPNSSLWNTPVTNYSRMKTRMHEFKVGIGYEDNIDQAFAIIKKIVEDQKGVLSTPAPAYFVSQLGDSAVVLSANYWINSADYAQVSRHTIKTVKIEFDKAGINIPYPQMTYHVIEKDNKTETVN; the protein is encoded by the coding sequence ATGGAAGAGCAAGCCACACAGTTGATCGCAAATACAAACGCATTCGTTCTCCAGATGTACGACCTTCTCATACGATATTCAGTCTCCACACTCGGTGCGCTGATTATCCTTTGCGTCGGCTGGATACTGGCCGGAATCCTTCAAAAATGGACCATACAGTCGCTGTCGAAAATTCGCGGCTTCGACCAGACTCTGGTCGGATTCTTCGGCGCTGTCGTCCGCTACAGCATACTCGTCATTATTCTGGTCATGGTTCTCGGGCAGTTTGGCGTCCAGACCGCGTCCATTCTCGCAGCGCTAGGCGCCATTGGCCTTGCTATCGGCCTCGCCCTTCAAGGTACGTTGCAGAACATCGCAGCAGGCATCATGATTCTGGTCCTCAGGCCATTTCGCGTTGGTGAATATATCAGTGCAGGCACCGTCGTCGGCACCGTGCAAGACGTCGGCTTGTTTGCGACGGAGCTCAAAACCATTGATGGCCTTTACGTGCTGGCACCCAATTCCTCTCTTTGGAATACGCCCGTCACCAATTACAGCCGCATGAAAACCCGCATGCACGAGTTCAAGGTGGGGATTGGCTACGAAGACAATATCGATCAGGCCTTCGCGATCATAAAGAAGATTGTCGAAGATCAGAAAGGTGTTCTCTCAACACCCGCACCGGCCTATTTCGTATCGCAACTGGGCGACAGTGCAGTCGTTCTCAGCGCCAACTACTGGATAAACAGCGCCGATTATGCGCAGGTGTCGCGCCACACAATCAAAACGGTGAAGATCGAATTTGACAAAGCCGGGATCAACATCCCTTATCCGCAAATGACTTATCATGTTATTGAAAAAGATAATAAAACAGAAACAGTTAACTGA
- the ilvA gene encoding threonine ammonia-lyase IlvA → MMTAFVKSVSEAEKAMRALFPETPLQLNDYLSRKYGAEIWLKREDLTPVRSYKIRGAFNFISKAVETTDKNAVFVCASAGNHAQGFAFVCRHFGRKGVVFMPVTTPQQKIDKTRAFGGEFIEIKLVGDIFDVCYAASQEFAASQKGVMVPPFDHPGIVEGQATVALEIERQLPEGKKPDFILLPVGGGGLSGGVTQYVSDLGWKTSFRFIEPQGAASLKGSLEAGKRIKLTHVDNFVDGAAVAEIGKENFKLLKGFDPKTVITVPENRLCATIIEMLNIEGVVLEPAGALGIDALKDFKKSDLKGKRIVIVVSGGNFDFERLPDVRERALRFEGLKKYFIFRFPQRPGALRSFLDLLGPEDDIARFEYLKKSARNFGSVLIGIETKNASNFKLLEKKFAEAGWAYQDITDNQVLADFII, encoded by the coding sequence ATAATGACCGCCTTCGTCAAATCCGTATCCGAGGCCGAAAAGGCAATGCGCGCGCTGTTTCCTGAAACGCCGCTGCAGCTCAACGATTACCTTTCACGGAAGTACGGTGCGGAAATTTGGCTCAAGCGCGAAGATCTCACGCCGGTCCGGTCCTACAAGATTCGTGGCGCTTTCAACTTCATCTCCAAGGCGGTCGAAACGACCGACAAGAATGCGGTGTTCGTTTGTGCTTCCGCAGGCAACCATGCACAGGGTTTTGCATTCGTCTGCCGCCATTTTGGCCGCAAGGGTGTCGTTTTCATGCCGGTTACGACGCCGCAGCAGAAAATCGACAAGACCCGCGCTTTTGGCGGCGAATTCATTGAAATTAAGCTGGTGGGCGATATTTTCGACGTTTGCTATGCCGCGTCGCAGGAGTTTGCCGCAAGCCAGAAAGGCGTGATGGTGCCGCCTTTCGATCATCCCGGTATCGTTGAGGGGCAGGCGACGGTAGCGCTTGAGATCGAGCGGCAGTTGCCGGAGGGAAAGAAGCCCGACTTTATTCTGCTGCCTGTCGGTGGCGGCGGATTGTCCGGCGGCGTTACGCAATATGTTTCAGATCTGGGCTGGAAGACGAGTTTCCGCTTTATCGAGCCACAGGGCGCTGCGAGCCTGAAAGGGAGCCTTGAAGCAGGCAAGCGTATCAAACTTACGCATGTCGACAATTTCGTCGATGGTGCAGCTGTTGCCGAGATCGGAAAAGAAAACTTCAAGCTTCTCAAAGGATTCGATCCGAAAACTGTTATAACTGTTCCGGAAAACCGGCTTTGCGCAACAATCATCGAAATGCTTAATATTGAGGGCGTTGTGCTTGAACCAGCGGGCGCGCTCGGCATTGATGCGCTGAAGGATTTCAAGAAGAGCGACCTCAAAGGTAAGCGCATCGTCATTGTTGTTTCGGGCGGCAATTTCGACTTCGAGCGCCTGCCGGATGTTCGTGAGCGTGCACTGCGCTTCGAAGGTTTGAAGAAATATTTCATCTTCCGCTTCCCGCAAAGGCCGGGCGCGCTTCGGTCGTTCCTTGATCTTCTGGGTCCTGAAGATGATATTGCGCGTTTCGAATATCTGAAGAAATCTGCGCGCAATTTCGGTTCAGTTCTGATTGGCATCGAAACGAAGAACGCATCGAACTTTAAACTTCTGGAAAAGAAATTCGCAGAAGCCGGTTGGGCCTATCAGGACATAACGGACAATCAGGTGCTCGCTGATTTCATCATCTGA
- a CDS encoding DEAD/DEAH box helicase has translation MVPPKEIELTKEITGGFAALGVTGILLKGVEAAGMTEPKPIQLQAIPHQLEGRDILGIAQTGSGKTAAFSLPILQKIIGLGDKRRPKTARALILAPTRELAVQIEQTIRNVSKHAHISTALVLGGVSKLSQIKRIAPGIDVLIATPGRLTDLMRDGLVDLSQTRWLVLDEADRMLDMGFINDVKRIAKATHSDRQTALFSATMPKEIASLAGSLLHDPVRVEVAPQGTTAAEITQVVHPVHTKEKRRLLSALLGDKAMRSVIVFTRTKHGADAVVRHLERDGYEVAAIHGNKSQNARQRALNGFRDGSLRILIATDIAARGIDVPGISHVVNYDLPDEPETYVHRIGRTGRNGASGASITLYDPAAEESKLRAVERVTRNKLPIKDAPVELAPAPAPRAAAPGERPQKTQHRKGGTAQKPRRAAPKSGDHRTGGHAAGEAAPKAKRPFRRKRRNANGNGGQRAA, from the coding sequence ATGGTGCCGCCGAAAGAGATTGAATTGACAAAAGAAATTACGGGCGGCTTTGCCGCTCTCGGCGTTACCGGCATTTTGCTCAAGGGCGTCGAAGCCGCTGGCATGACCGAGCCGAAGCCGATCCAGTTGCAGGCGATTCCACACCAGCTTGAAGGCCGCGATATTCTTGGTATCGCGCAGACGGGCTCCGGCAAGACCGCAGCTTTCAGCCTGCCGATCCTGCAGAAGATCATCGGCCTTGGCGACAAGCGCCGTCCAAAAACTGCACGCGCGCTGATCCTGGCACCAACGCGTGAACTCGCCGTGCAAATTGAACAGACGATCCGCAATGTTTCCAAACACGCGCATATCTCGACAGCGCTTGTGTTGGGCGGCGTTTCCAAGCTGTCCCAGATCAAGCGCATCGCACCGGGCATCGACGTTCTGATCGCCACGCCTGGTCGTTTGACCGATCTGATGCGTGACGGTCTGGTAGACCTTTCGCAGACGCGTTGGCTCGTCCTCGACGAAGCGGACCGTATGCTGGACATGGGCTTCATCAACGATGTGAAGCGCATTGCAAAAGCGACGCATTCCGATCGTCAGACCGCGCTGTTTTCGGCCACCATGCCGAAGGAAATCGCGTCGCTGGCAGGAAGCTTGCTGCATGATCCGGTTCGTGTGGAAGTCGCTCCGCAGGGAACGACGGCTGCTGAAATCACGCAGGTTGTGCATCCTGTGCACACCAAGGAGAAGCGCCGTCTTCTTTCCGCGCTGCTGGGTGACAAGGCCATGCGTTCGGTCATCGTCTTCACCCGCACCAAGCACGGTGCCGATGCGGTGGTCCGTCATCTGGAACGCGATGGCTATGAAGTCGCCGCCATTCACGGCAACAAGTCGCAGAATGCACGTCAGCGTGCGCTGAACGGATTCCGTGATGGATCGCTGCGGATTTTGATCGCAACGGACATTGCTGCTCGCGGCATCGACGTGCCGGGTATCAGCCACGTCGTGAACTACGATCTGCCTGACGAGCCGGAAACCTATGTGCACCGTATTGGCCGTACCGGCCGTAATGGCGCTAGCGGCGCATCGATCACGCTCTATGATCCGGCAGCGGAAGAATCCAAGCTGAGAGCGGTTGAGCGTGTGACGCGTAACAAGCTTCCGATCAAGGATGCACCTGTGGAGCTTGCACCTGCTCCGGCACCGCGCGCAGCGGCTCCGGGCGAACGCCCACAGAAGACCCAGCATCGCAAGGGCGGAACGGCGCAGAAGCCGCGTCGTGCAGCCCCGAAGTCAGGCGACCATCGTACAGGCGGTCACGCAGCAGGTGAAGCCGCTCCGAAAGCGAAGCGTCCGTTCCGCCGCAAGCGCCGCAATGCCAACGGCAATGGCGGACAGCGCGCAGCGTAA
- a CDS encoding cysteine synthase A, whose amino-acid sequence MFQSVLDVIGNTPLIPLKKASELTGCAIYGKAEFLNPGQSVKDRAALYIIRDAEKRGLLKPGGVIVEGTAGNTGIGLTMVAKALGYRTVIVIPETQSQEKKDALRLLGAELIEVPAAPYRNPNNYVRLSGRLAEQLARSEPNGAVWANQFDNPINRQAHIETTAQEIWRDTDGKVDGFVAAVGSGGTLVGTAFGLKDHNADIKIALADPYGAALHSFYTTGELKAEGDSITEGIGQGRVTANLEGFTPDFSYRLSDAEALDIVFDLVENEGLCLGGSSGINIAGAIRLAKDLGPGHTIVTVLCDYGNRYQSKLFNPAFLRGKNLPVPGWLERKTEIDIPFEG is encoded by the coding sequence ATGTTCCAATCGGTGCTCGACGTAATCGGCAATACGCCATTGATCCCTTTGAAAAAGGCTTCCGAACTGACCGGCTGCGCAATTTATGGCAAGGCCGAATTTCTCAATCCCGGACAGTCGGTGAAGGACCGCGCAGCGCTCTATATTATTCGCGATGCCGAAAAGCGCGGGCTTCTGAAACCCGGTGGTGTCATCGTTGAAGGTACGGCCGGCAATACCGGCATCGGCCTCACGATGGTCGCGAAAGCGCTTGGCTATCGGACAGTTATCGTTATTCCCGAAACGCAAAGCCAGGAAAAGAAGGACGCGCTGCGCCTGCTTGGCGCCGAACTGATTGAAGTTCCAGCTGCCCCCTATCGCAACCCGAACAATTATGTGCGTCTGTCGGGACGATTGGCCGAACAACTTGCCAGAAGCGAGCCGAACGGCGCGGTCTGGGCCAATCAATTCGATAATCCGATCAACCGGCAGGCCCATATCGAAACAACGGCGCAGGAAATCTGGCGGGATACTGACGGCAAGGTGGACGGGTTTGTCGCCGCTGTTGGATCGGGTGGAACGCTTGTCGGCACCGCATTCGGTCTGAAGGACCACAATGCCGATATCAAGATCGCACTTGCCGATCCATATGGAGCTGCACTCCATTCCTTCTATACGACAGGCGAGCTGAAAGCCGAAGGCGACTCGATCACCGAAGGCATCGGGCAGGGGCGTGTCACCGCCAATCTTGAGGGGTTCACCCCCGATTTCTCTTATCGCCTCTCCGACGCGGAGGCGCTCGATATCGTTTTCGATCTCGTGGAAAATGAGGGACTTTGCCTCGGTGGTTCTTCGGGTATCAATATTGCAGGCGCAATCCGGCTTGCAAAAGATCTCGGGCCGGGCCACACAATTGTGACGGTGCTTTGCGACTATGGTAATCGTTACCAGTCCAAGCTGTTCAATCCTGCTTTCCTGCGTGGCAAGAACCTGCCAGTGCCGGGATGGCTGGAGAGGAAGACCGAGATAGACATACCGTTCGAGGGATAA
- a CDS encoding alanyl-tRNA editing protein, with amino-acid sequence MAYETEALFREDSYLSTAEGTVLAITETGGIILDQTNFYATSGGQPGDIGFLERADGSRIEISATVTGENKNEIIHVPAEGQASPTVGEKLVLHLDWPRRYKLMRMHTACHLLSVVCPFSITGAAVGEDESRVDFDLPDPSYTKEFVTERLMERVNANDAVAIRWISDEEFLANPDIVKSKNVRPPVGLGRIRLVLIGENGVVDSQPCGGTHVSETQEVGEIHIGKIEKKGKENRRFRIRFGPLPEA; translated from the coding sequence ATGGCATACGAGACCGAAGCGCTTTTCCGCGAAGATTCCTATCTTTCAACGGCGGAGGGCACGGTACTCGCCATTACCGAGACGGGCGGGATTATTCTCGACCAGACAAACTTCTATGCGACCTCCGGCGGCCAACCGGGGGATATCGGCTTTCTCGAGCGCGCGGATGGTTCTCGTATCGAGATTTCGGCAACCGTTACGGGCGAAAACAAGAACGAAATCATTCATGTTCCGGCAGAAGGACAGGCTTCGCCCACTGTCGGTGAAAAGCTGGTCCTGCATCTTGACTGGCCGCGTCGCTACAAGCTGATGCGGATGCATACGGCCTGCCACCTGCTTTCCGTTGTCTGCCCGTTTTCGATTACCGGCGCTGCGGTGGGCGAGGATGAAAGTCGCGTTGATTTCGATCTTCCCGATCCGAGCTACACCAAGGAATTCGTGACCGAAAGGCTCATGGAGCGGGTGAATGCCAATGACGCGGTTGCCATTCGCTGGATCAGCGATGAAGAATTCCTTGCAAATCCGGATATCGTAAAGTCGAAGAATGTGCGTCCTCCGGTGGGGCTCGGTCGCATACGCCTTGTTCTTATCGGTGAAAACGGCGTGGTGGATTCGCAACCTTGCGGTGGTACGCACGTTTCCGAAACGCAGGAAGTGGGTGAAATCCACATCGGCAAGATCGAGAAAAAGGGCAAGGAAAACCGCCGGTTCCGCATTCGCTTTGGCCCCTTGCCAGAAGCCTGA
- the sseA gene encoding 3-mercaptopyruvate sulfurtransferase: MVEKSAFVVSRDWLKERLGKPGIAIVDASWYLPAAGRNGQEEYNAAHIPGAVFFDQDKIADKESGLPHTLPSPELFAQHVGAMGITADETVVVYDGVGMFSAPRVWWMFRVMGVKNVYVLDGGFDGWKKAGYPVTEEATKIAPTLFTPSFDEAAVVDFVQMREIVDERRSQIADARAAGRFTGRDAEPRAGMRSGHMPGARNVPVGTLSENGELKDLASLRKIFDEAGVDLSQPVVTSCGSGVTAAVIMLALASVGHKDNRLYDGSWSEWGSRQDTPVVTGEAE; this comes from the coding sequence ATGGTAGAGAAAAGCGCCTTCGTCGTTTCACGGGACTGGTTGAAAGAACGGCTCGGCAAGCCGGGCATCGCGATTGTCGATGCCTCCTGGTATCTCCCGGCTGCTGGACGCAACGGGCAGGAAGAATACAACGCTGCACATATTCCAGGCGCTGTGTTCTTCGATCAGGACAAGATTGCTGACAAGGAATCCGGTCTGCCGCACACCCTGCCGTCGCCAGAGCTTTTTGCGCAGCATGTTGGTGCCATGGGAATTACGGCTGATGAGACAGTTGTTGTCTATGACGGAGTCGGCATGTTTTCCGCACCGCGCGTCTGGTGGATGTTCCGCGTGATGGGTGTGAAGAATGTCTATGTACTTGATGGCGGCTTCGACGGCTGGAAAAAGGCTGGTTATCCGGTGACCGAAGAAGCCACAAAGATTGCGCCAACGCTGTTCACGCCATCATTCGACGAGGCCGCTGTAGTCGATTTCGTGCAGATGCGCGAAATTGTGGACGAGCGACGCTCGCAGATCGCCGATGCACGCGCAGCCGGACGCTTCACCGGACGCGATGCCGAGCCACGGGCAGGCATGCGCTCCGGCCATATGCCCGGTGCACGCAACGTTCCCGTTGGCACTTTGTCTGAAAACGGTGAGCTAAAGGACCTTGCAAGCCTGCGTAAGATTTTCGACGAGGCCGGTGTTGATCTCTCACAACCGGTCGTTACGAGCTGTGGCTCTGGCGTGACCGCAGCGGTCATCATGCTTGCATTGGCGTCGGTCGGTCACAAGGATAATCGTCTATACGACGGTTCCTGGAGTGAATGGGGAAGCCGGCAGGATACACCAGTTGTCACCGGTGAAGCTGAATAA
- a CDS encoding GNAT family N-acetyltransferase produces MTGKLTARITHLEMSARQAVQVPVPSGIRLAMMRAGAMPVHYYRYLYEQIGRKHHWMMRRVQTDAEVAAVIHADTTEIHVLYAEGCPAGFVELDLTALPEAAEIVYFGLIDDFQGRGLGKFFLSEAISAAWAHGPEKVTIHTNTLDSPRALQLYQKMGFVPVGWSEEVIEPWE; encoded by the coding sequence ATGACCGGAAAACTGACCGCCCGCATCACCCACCTGGAAATGTCTGCCCGTCAGGCAGTTCAGGTGCCGGTGCCGTCTGGTATCCGCCTCGCTATGATGCGCGCGGGTGCCATGCCGGTCCATTACTACCGCTATCTCTATGAACAGATCGGGCGTAAGCATCACTGGATGATGCGCCGTGTTCAGACGGATGCGGAAGTTGCAGCCGTAATTCATGCAGATACGACTGAAATCCACGTTCTTTATGCAGAAGGCTGTCCCGCTGGATTTGTCGAACTCGACTTGACCGCTTTGCCGGAGGCTGCCGAGATTGTCTATTTCGGTCTCATTGATGATTTTCAGGGGCGGGGTCTCGGAAAGTTTTTCCTGAGTGAGGCCATTTCCGCAGCCTGGGCGCATGGACCGGAAAAGGTGACGATCCATACCAATACGCTCGACAGCCCACGAGCTCTGCAACTCTATCAGAAAATGGGATTCGTGCCGGTCGGTTGGTCTGAAGAGGTAATAGAACCCTGGGAATGA
- a CDS encoding GGDEF domain-containing protein, with protein MKKTALLKAALITLSVVLFSLGATSIVAFTSGVTPGIVALGLSAGIPAATAFPSLAYIFHQHSKLQDAYLQLEKAHVELQARSRIDHMTGLLNREALFEAMKISRSRIETGTLLVIDADHFKAINDTFGHGVGDRALKLIAFALQNVTRKGDLVGRIGGEEFCVFLPGASGETGMRVAQRIRAEVENTPFHTTEYQVYPLTISIGVASAPKNETNSQVLSRADRCLYIAKQRGRNCVVFDEESGRLASASVVSIVSAREVARG; from the coding sequence ATGAAGAAGACTGCTCTACTAAAAGCAGCCTTGATAACGTTGTCTGTCGTGTTGTTCTCTCTCGGGGCAACCTCGATAGTGGCGTTTACTTCTGGCGTCACGCCTGGCATCGTCGCGCTCGGCCTCAGCGCGGGCATTCCCGCAGCCACGGCCTTCCCTTCTCTTGCCTATATTTTTCATCAACATAGCAAGTTGCAAGATGCATATCTCCAGCTTGAGAAAGCGCATGTCGAACTGCAGGCACGGTCACGGATCGACCACATGACTGGTCTTCTCAACCGTGAAGCGTTGTTCGAGGCCATGAAGATCAGCCGTTCCCGTATCGAAACCGGCACCTTGCTCGTTATCGATGCCGACCATTTCAAGGCGATCAACGATACGTTTGGCCACGGCGTCGGCGACCGCGCATTGAAGCTGATCGCATTCGCGCTTCAGAATGTGACGCGAAAAGGCGATCTCGTCGGCCGTATCGGTGGGGAAGAATTCTGCGTTTTTCTGCCGGGTGCCAGTGGAGAGACCGGTATGCGGGTTGCACAGCGCATACGCGCAGAAGTAGAAAATACGCCGTTTCACACAACGGAGTATCAGGTCTATCCGTTGACGATCAGTATCGGTGTTGCCTCTGCGCCGAAAAATGAGACGAACTCGCAGGTACTCAGCCGCGCTGACCGCTGCCTCTATATTGCGAAACAACGCGGACGCAATTGCGTGGTCTTCGATGAAGAAAGTGGGCGCCTTGCCAGCGCATCTGTCGTTTCTATCGTAAGTGCTCGGGAAGTGGCGCGCGGGTAG
- a CDS encoding Thivi_2564 family membrane protein, which produces MSILISLLITILVIFLVLYLINMLPLDAKVKQIAQVIVIIIGIISLLKYLAVF; this is translated from the coding sequence ATGTCCATCCTCATCAGCCTTCTGATAACAATTCTTGTTATCTTCCTCGTACTTTATCTCATCAACATGCTGCCTCTGGATGCCAAGGTCAAACAGATCGCTCAAGTTATCGTGATCATTATTGGCATCATTTCGCTTCTGAAATATTTGGCGGTCTTCTGA